Sequence from the Desulfovibrio sp. genome:
GATGTCGCGCATCCACGTGGGGTCGTTCCAGGCTTCGCCGCAGTCTTCGCACAGCAGGGCCATGATGGGCACACCCCACTGCCGCTGACGCGAGATGCACCAGTCGGGCCGGAATTCGATCATGTTGTGGATGCGTTCGCGGCCCCAGGCGGGGATCCAGCGTACCTGCTCGTCGATGGCCTTGAGGGCGCGGCCGCGCAGGTCGTTCTTTTCCATGCTGATAAACCACTGGGTGGTGGCGCGGAAAATGACCGGCTGCTTGCAGCGCCAGCAGTGCGGGTAGGAGTGCTTGATCTTGGCCTGACGCAGCAGGGCGCCGACTTCTTCAAGCTTTTCAATTACCTTGGGGTTGGCTTCAAAAACATTCAGCCCGGCAAAGAACTGCACGGTAGGCAAAAAGCGGCCCGCGTCGTCCATGGGCGAGTAGATTTCAAGGCCGTATTTGAGGCCCACTTCGTAGTCCTCGCGACCATGGCCGGGGGCGGTGTGGACACAGCCCGTGCCAGCCTCGAGGGTAACGTGCTGGCCCAGGATGATGGGTGACACGCGGTCGTAGAAGGGGTGCCGGGCCTTGAGGCCCTCAAGCTGCTCGCCGGTGGCACGGCCAAGAATCTGCGGGTCGCTCCAGCCAAACTGCTCGGCGCACGAGGCCAGCAGCTCTTCGGCCAGCACATACTGGGCGTCGCCAGCCTGTACAAGCACGTAGGTAAATTCGGGGTGCAGGCAGACCGCCATGTTGTCCGGCAGGGTCCAGGGAGTGGTGGTCCAGATGACCACAAAGGCATGGGCGGGGTCGGCTGCGGAAAATACGTTTTTCAGCCCCTCGTCCTTGAGCGGAAAGCGCACAAAGATGGAAGGCGAAGTGTGGTCGTAGTATTCAACCTCGGCTTCGGCAAGGGCGGTGTGGCACGAGCAGCACCAGTAGATGGGCTTTTTGGAGCGCATGACGCCGCCGGTTTCCACAAAGTTGGCAAGTTCGCGAGCGGTGGCGGCCTCGTAGGTGGGGCGCATGCTCATGTAGGGATCTTCCCAGTTGCCAAGCACGCCGAGACGGCGAAATTCCTTGCGCTGCACATCGATCCACTTTGAAGCGTATTCGCGGCAGAGCTTGCGCACCACATGGGCAGGCAGGGTCTTTTTCTTTTCCTTCAGTTCCTGCTCGACCTTGTGTTCGATGGGCAGGCCGTGACAGTCCCAGCCGGGAACATAGCGCGAGGCAAAGCCCGCCATGTTGCGCGATTTGACAATGATGTCCTTGAGAATCTTGTTGAGCGCCGTACCCATGTGGATGTGCCCGTTGGCGTAAGGGGGGCCATCGTGCAGCACATAGGTTCCCTTGCTGCCGGAAGCCTCAACCATGGCCTCGTAGCTGTTGATGGTATCCCACTTTTTCAGGGTTTCCGGCTCACGCTGGGCCAGGTTTGCTTTCATGGGAAAGGCGGTCTGAGGCAGGTTCAATGTTTTCTTATAATCGCTCATGCTGGCTCCCGGCGCAGTTCAACTCAAGGACTTGGCTATATTCGTAAGGTGAAAAAATCGATCTAGTGTGGGCAAATAGCGGGGTAAAGTCAAGAAGAGCAGGACGCAGTGTTCCTGCTGGCGTGGGCTGACGGCGCTCAGGCTATGGTAAAAAAGTTAACTGGCCAGTTTGAAAAATGCTGTCAAACAACTGCATTGCCGCACGGGTGTGCCACAGTGCTATGGTACACAGGTTGGCGGAACAGGCGGGCAAAACTGCATGCCAGAACAGGCAACTGCTGGCTGGCTATCCCGGTCGGAATGCGTTCCAGGCAGGCATGTCATGCCTGCATATGGCACGGGGCATATGCGCCAGTAGCCAGATCCTGTTGTCTCCAAGGGCAACCGGCGTTCCGTGCCCTTGTGCTTGTCTGCCCGCTGCCCGGTCAGAAGTTTGCCGGTGTGCCTTCCAGTGCCTGTGCCAGTTCACGCAGCGCCGCAAGGCTGTCTTCTGCCTCTTTGGGGGTCATGACGTGCAGGGCAAAACCGGCATGTACGATCACGTAATCGCCGACCTTGGGTTCCTCGGGCAGCAGCATGACAGAAGCCGTAAGAAAGGTCTGGCTTTCGCCCACACGCACGCGGGCCATGCCCTCGCCCTGAAGCTCTTCAATTCTGGCTGGTATGGCAAGACACATAATTGTTTCCTCTTGAAAGGCAGATAATCACTCACAGGGCCACGGCAAGGCCATGACTCTTCCACAGACTTTCAGCTTATCAGTGCGGCAGGCTTGACGCAAGGACACATTGGCTGTGTTACGGCAAGGGGCTAAAGTTGTGAGGTTTTATTACCCGTGAATCTTCATTTTTGTGGCTGCCACCCACCAGTCGAACGGCTGTGCTCTTGTGACCCCCGACTGTGAAAATATAAAAAGGCGGTAATCGATGCCGGTTACCGCCTTCTGTTTACCTCTCTGCGGTTCTGCCGCAGCGGGTCCTTCATGCGCCAAGCTCTCTGTACAGTGCCTCGGCATTCTGGATGGAACGGTATGCCCCTTCATTCAGCGGATAGTCCCACGAGCCGCTGCGCAGCTCGATGCGGCCGCCAAAGCCCGCCTTGAATCTGTGCAGCCCGTTAAAAGGGTGCGCGTCGTCTGGAGTGGGCGAAACAGCGCCCATTTCGTAGGTGAGACAGCCGCGCTGCCGCGCAATACGCATGCCTGTCCAGTGCATGAGACTCGAGGCCATGTAGTTTCGCTTTATGTTGCCTGAAGCCCCGTACAGAAAGTTTGCGCACTGTCCCGAAATGCCGATTATGGCGCCGGAGAGAATGTCGCGCCCGTGCCGGGTCAGCAAAAAGATAATATTCGTCCCGTCCTTGTTACCAAACTTGCAGTGGAACATGGCCGAGAACTGCTGCATGCTGCAGGGGATAAATCCGTTTCTTCTGGCAGTCTGCACATACAAACCGTAAAAATCGGCAAGGCTGTCGCTGTCTGCCATATGCACGGTCACGCCCTTGCGCTGGGCCAGCCCGATATTGTAGCGGGTCTTGGGCTTCATTCTGGCCAGTATGTTGTCTTCACTTCCGTCGAGGTCGACAACCAGAGAGCTTGCCACAGTCATGTCTGTGGAAGACTTTTTCAGGTTCCAGTATCTGGTGCCCATGTTCATGCGCATTTCGCGGATGCGCGGCTCGGGAAAGGCAGACCAGCCCTGTTCGTGCATTTCTTCTGCATACAGCGACTTCCACGGCAGGTCGTAGCGTATAAAGGCCACATCCGGTTCCAGCCGGTCAGCCAGTGCAAGGGAGAGGTCTTCCAGATACTGGCCGTACGAATCCTCAGCAGGGGCGTGTTCCGGACCCTGCGGCACAAGGGCAAGCTTGTGCCCGCAGTGGTCTTTTACAAGCACCAGCACGTCGCCCCAGGTTTCGGAAGAAAGGATGTCAAAAGCCATGGGGGCCATGCCCATCTGCGATTTGACCTGCGCCCAGTAGGGTGTCTGAAACAGGATGTCTGTGGGGTTCAGATTGTTGGTCGCCTTGGCGATCACATCCACCATGATACCTCCCTGTGGTTGGTGGGGATAAGGTTTTTACTCTGCAAACGGCGGGGTGCGGTTGCCCGGTGAAGCTACTGGTCGTAGTGCCCAGCACGTTCCGGCTGTTCTTCCACTTCATGTACTATAAGGTGCAGGGTTCCGCCGTTGGGATTGGGCCAGAGAATTTCGTCACCCTCGGCCAGTCCCAACAGGGCGCTGCCCACTGGAGCCAGAATGGAAACCGTGTCGTCGCTGGCGTCTGTTTTGCCAGGGTACACGAGCTTCAGGCGGCGTTCGACACCTGAAGGCAGAACCGCGAAACGCACTGTGGAATTCATGGTCACCACGGTGGGCGGCACTTTTTCGGGGGCCACAACCGTGGCCCGGTAGAGTTCTTCTTCCAGAGCTTTATAGCCGGGAAAACTGCCGGCGGGCAGGCCTTCCAGCAGTGTTTCCAGCCTGGCGGCATCGCGGGTGGTAATAATAATATTGGGGTAATCTTGCATGTTGTCCTCCATGACACTGCACAGAACGATAGTCGTGGCGTAAAAAAAGAGGGCGTAACCTGTACGCCCTCTTTTTTCTGAACTGTAGGTGTGGGGCGTTCTCAGGTTGCAAAAAAACGGCGAAGTTCAACAACTTCGCTGCCAGTATTTCTTGCAGATTGAACGCTGAAAAACATTGTCTTGTCCTGATGAGAAAAAAAGTTTGTACGCAAAAAAATGAAGCTTTCTTTTTTACGGAAAGCTTGCAGGCACGCTTGTTCCGCGTGTTTCAATTTATAATATCTGTAATCAGCTATGTAGGCAAGCTCAAAAGCAAAAATTCATTTCATGTTGTGAATCATCAATTAATATGATGACTACTGATCTTTTACGAGAGAGCCACGCTTGCGGGCGTAAAAAAAGGCGAGGCCTTGCGGCCTCGCCTTTTGATCACATGCTCTAAAGGCCTAGTGCTTGGAGCCCTTGGAGCGGTCTTTTTTGTCAGGGAAAAGGACGAAGTTCCAGTACAGCACGTAAACCGGCAGTACCACAAACATCATCACATAAGCCCAGCTCTTGGTGAAGAGAAAATACTGATAAAAAGTATTGAATTCCATGAGATTCTCCTCCTAAGCGCGGCTTAGTGTTCTTCGCCCTTGAAGTCTGGGTGTTCGTACAGCACCGGCATGTTGTAAACGATGAAGCGGTAAACCGTGACGATCATGGTCACCACAAACATGGAGATGCAGATTTCCCAGATGCTGGGGAAGTAGCGCTCTGCCGAAGGCAGCGTGTAGTTGAAGGCGACCATGGAAACGTTGAAACGGTTCAGCACGATGCCCAACACGGTGTTGGTAGCGCCAATGCGGCACAGGGTCAGGTTGCGATCGCGCGCGCCCTTGGCGTAGATCAGGGCGGGCATGAGCACAAAGCCCAGCATTTCCACCATCCACCACGCGCCGTAGCCCGTGAAGAGGTAGGGGATGTTGGCCTGCACAAGCATGTCGATGAGCTTGAGCATGAAGTAGGCAAACAGGATGAACGAGGCCGCGCGGGAGAAGCTGAAGGTAACATCGTCAGCTTCAGCCAGGTGGGTCTTGTCCATGTAGTGGTGCACGCCACGGTGGGCCAGCATGCCTTCAAAGACAACCATGGACGCGCCAGCGGCCATGGAGCTTACGAAGAAGAACATGGGCATGAAGGGCGAGTACCACAGGGGGAACAGCTTACCAGGAGCGATCAGGTAGAGCGCGCCGAGCGAGGACTGGTGCAGGGTGGACAGGGTCACGCCGAAGATGGTCAGCGGAATGGTGCACTTGATCACGATCTTGCGGATCTTGAGCAACCAGGGGTAGCGGCACGACAGCCATTCCAGCGGTGCAACCGAGAATTCGATGAGCAGCACTGTAACGTAGGTAGCCACGCACAGACCCACTTCAAAGAGAACCGAGGTCGTACCGGGGAAGAAGAACATGAAGGGCAGACGCAGCGGATGACCAAGGTCATACAGCAGGGCGACAACCACGAAACCGTAGCCCAAAAAGGCCGTGGTGATGGCCGGGCGCACGGCAGAGTGGAAGTGCTTCATGCCCATGATGTAGCAGGCCACGGTGGTGAAGTAGCCGCCCGCTGCAAGGCACACGCCGCACAGAAGGTCAAAGCCAATCCACATGCCCCAGGGCTGCACATCGCTGAGGTTGGTTACAGAGCCGATACCCACGGTAAAGCGGATAACGGTGATGATGAAGCCCACCGTCAGAATGATGGCGGAAATGATATTGCCAGGGGTGGGCGTCAGGAATTCGCTGATATTGAACAGCTTGTCCCTGGTGGGAATAACTATGCTGTGATGTGCCATTTACTTATCCTCCCCGTGCCCTTTGCAGCACTCCGCTTCCCGAGCCTTCAAGGCGTCGGTCATAGCGCGGCGGGCTGTGTCGGCAGCACCCGGACCCTGGGTTTCCTCAATCTTGCGCACGGCTGCGTCAACAGCTGCCGCCAGATCGTCCTTGGTCTCCTTGATGTGAGCGTCTTTTTCTGCCTTGTGCATGGCTTCGCGGCGCTTGGTCATGGCGTAGGCGCCACCAAAGAGCACAGGCCAGAAGGCCACGATCATGGGCACAGTACCCAGAGCGCCGTAGGTCAGCTCGCCCATGGGCTGCGTGCCCAGGTGCTTGTCGAGATCAAGCTGCTTGAGTTCGCTGGTGTCGCCGTGGGCGTCATGGCCCTTGGCGTCCTTGGCAGCGGCAGGAGCTTCAACAGCAGGAGCCAGTACCATCCAGGCGGTGCCGCCAGCGTCTTTTTCGCCGTAAACGTAGTTTACGTACTTGCCGGGAGCTTCGTTGAAGCGGGCACGGGCGATCTTGAGCAGGTCGCTGCGGCGGCCAAAGGTCAGAGCGTCCATGGGGCAGGCTTCAACGCAGCCGGGCAGCTTGCCTTCCTTGAGGCGGGGTTCGCAGAAGGTGCACTTTTGCACCAACGGGTCGAACGCTTCGTCGTACTGGAAGCCGGGCACGTAGAAGGGACAGGCAACCATGCAGTACCGGCAACCCACGCACTGCGAACCTTCGTAGGTCACGCTGCCGTCGGGCTGCTTCTGGAAGCATTTGGCAAAACAGGCAGAGGCGCAGGCCGGGTCGTTGCAGTG
This genomic interval carries:
- a CDS encoding HypC/HybG/HupF family hydrogenase formation chaperone, translating into MCLAIPARIEELQGEGMARVRVGESQTFLTASVMLLPEEPKVGDYVIVHAGFALHVMTPKEAEDSLAALRELAQALEGTPANF
- the ileS gene encoding isoleucine--tRNA ligase, whose product is MSDYKKTLNLPQTAFPMKANLAQREPETLKKWDTINSYEAMVEASGSKGTYVLHDGPPYANGHIHMGTALNKILKDIIVKSRNMAGFASRYVPGWDCHGLPIEHKVEQELKEKKKTLPAHVVRKLCREYASKWIDVQRKEFRRLGVLGNWEDPYMSMRPTYEAATARELANFVETGGVMRSKKPIYWCCSCHTALAEAEVEYYDHTSPSIFVRFPLKDEGLKNVFSAADPAHAFVVIWTTTPWTLPDNMAVCLHPEFTYVLVQAGDAQYVLAEELLASCAEQFGWSDPQILGRATGEQLEGLKARHPFYDRVSPIILGQHVTLEAGTGCVHTAPGHGREDYEVGLKYGLEIYSPMDDAGRFLPTVQFFAGLNVFEANPKVIEKLEEVGALLRQAKIKHSYPHCWRCKQPVIFRATTQWFISMEKNDLRGRALKAIDEQVRWIPAWGRERIHNMIEFRPDWCISRQRQWGVPIMALLCEDCGEAWNDPTWMRDICDKFAKHPTGCDYWYEAELSEIVPQGLACPHCGGNHWKRETDILDVWFDSGTSFAAVLEQRPELAYPADLYLEGSDQHRGWFHSSLLVSEGTRKRAPYKSVLTHGYVVDGEGRKMSKSIGNVIAPQELIEKFGAEIVRLWVSSVEYREDIRISDEILGRLVDAYRRIRNTCRYILGNLEGLGKDDLLPLDDLLPLDRFALDAAARVHDRVQQAYMDFDFHKVYHTLHNYCVTDLSSMYLDILKDRLYASGPTSVERRSAQTAMWHILGMLLRDMAPVLSFTAEEIYAHLPAGLRGTEPTVFALQPVDSAPFLLEEGKRDDWTVLTAVRGATTKAIEPMRRDGVIGHSLDTRVTLFVADELRQRIESLNTDLRAFCIVSQIALQPIENAPQDAYRDEEIAGLAIGVEKAHGEKCERCWIYSTELGTDAAHPTLCPRCAAVIKGMDA
- a CDS encoding 4Fe-4S dicluster domain-containing protein produces the protein MNRRKFLAIMGSAGVISALGTAKVANAGVHTFPYYAESYGVLHDTTRCIGCRRCEEACNAVNHLPKPKKPFTDLSVTSTKRRTSAYEWTVVNKYNVNGKDVFRKLQCFHCNDPACASACFAKCFQKQPDGSVTYEGSQCVGCRYCMVACPFYVPGFQYDEAFDPLVQKCTFCEPRLKEGKLPGCVEACPMDALTFGRRSDLLKIARARFNEAPGKYVNYVYGEKDAGGTAWMVLAPAVEAPAAAKDAKGHDAHGDTSELKQLDLDKHLGTQPMGELTYGALGTVPMIVAFWPVLFGGAYAMTKRREAMHKAEKDAHIKETKDDLAAAVDAAVRKIEETQGPGAADTARRAMTDALKAREAECCKGHGEDK
- the hmcD gene encoding sulfate respiration complex protein HmcD — protein: MEFNTFYQYFLFTKSWAYVMMFVVLPVYVLYWNFVLFPDKKDRSKGSKH
- the rnk gene encoding nucleoside diphosphate kinase regulator, yielding MQDYPNIIITTRDAARLETLLEGLPAGSFPGYKALEEELYRATVVAPEKVPPTVVTMNSTVRFAVLPSGVERRLKLVYPGKTDASDDTVSILAPVGSALLGLAEGDEILWPNPNGGTLHLIVHEVEEQPERAGHYDQ
- the hmcC gene encoding sulfate respiration complex protein HmcC, whose protein sequence is MAHHSIVIPTRDKLFNISEFLTPTPGNIISAIILTVGFIITVIRFTVGIGSVTNLSDVQPWGMWIGFDLLCGVCLAAGGYFTTVACYIMGMKHFHSAVRPAITTAFLGYGFVVVALLYDLGHPLRLPFMFFFPGTTSVLFEVGLCVATYVTVLLIEFSVAPLEWLSCRYPWLLKIRKIVIKCTIPLTIFGVTLSTLHQSSLGALYLIAPGKLFPLWYSPFMPMFFFVSSMAAGASMVVFEGMLAHRGVHHYMDKTHLAEADDVTFSFSRAASFILFAYFMLKLIDMLVQANIPYLFTGYGAWWMVEMLGFVLMPALIYAKGARDRNLTLCRIGATNTVLGIVLNRFNVSMVAFNYTLPSAERYFPSIWEICISMFVVTMIVTVYRFIVYNMPVLYEHPDFKGEEH
- a CDS encoding peptidoglycan bridge formation glycyltransferase FemA/FemB family protein yields the protein MVDVIAKATNNLNPTDILFQTPYWAQVKSQMGMAPMAFDILSSETWGDVLVLVKDHCGHKLALVPQGPEHAPAEDSYGQYLEDLSLALADRLEPDVAFIRYDLPWKSLYAEEMHEQGWSAFPEPRIREMRMNMGTRYWNLKKSSTDMTVASSLVVDLDGSEDNILARMKPKTRYNIGLAQRKGVTVHMADSDSLADFYGLYVQTARRNGFIPCSMQQFSAMFHCKFGNKDGTNIIFLLTRHGRDILSGAIIGISGQCANFLYGASGNIKRNYMASSLMHWTGMRIARQRGCLTYEMGAVSPTPDDAHPFNGLHRFKAGFGGRIELRSGSWDYPLNEGAYRSIQNAEALYRELGA